The region GAGCACAAAGTTGAGGTGGCCACCACCACATGTTTTGGACACAGGAGTCAGGGTTGGGCCGACAGCAATGTTTCCACAGCAACCTCAGCAGGTGTGTGGGACAGCAACAGGCAGGACTATGACAGCGGGGTGTACCATTCCTGAGCCAAGGGATGGGCTGGGGGGATCAGGCAGGCAGATGAGTTGTCTCGGGCCTACTCCATCTTCTGCTGCAGTTTCTTCTGGAAGCAGACCGGCAGGATAGAGAGTATGGCCAGGACACCTAGCACAATCAGAGAGTTCCAGGACACTGCCTCCCCAGCTGTCGTCAGTTTGTACAGTGTTGTACCAGCGTTGATCGCCACGAAGGACGGTGGGGCCACTCCTGACAGTCAGAGATAAGGGAGGAAGTCAGTATTGTAAGACACACAACACATAGCtaaggcattcctagtcaatcACCAAATATTTATGTCTAAAAGCCAGCGAACTATAAAGGCTTGCGCTCCTTTTTAAAATTTAAATATCGTGTTGAGCTGTTGACCGTAGATGCATTTGATTCAAAAGCCCTGCGCACCGGGTAAGCAAAGTGTTCCTTTTTAACCATTTTGTCTGAAGAGACAAACTCCGTCTACCCGGACGACCGGCAAATATGAGACAAAATCGAGTGCACCTAGAGCGCTGcccaatcggatagctcaaatcaccgCGGCTGCAGAATTCCATAACCCTGGCTACAGCTAAATTTAATAGGCTACTAGCCTATGTAAGATTgaataacttttaaaaccatgatcacagagagactgtcagcgaatacagcaaagagctgctgtttttatgagtgagtgcATGTTTAAGTTTATATTCAGCGctgtcactgtttttattcaacactattaTAAAACTCCCTTCTCCGTACTTCCGCCCAGGTTCAGCTGCAAGGTTAAGAGTAGCCAAGTATCGATAGCCCCGCGTTTTTTTTTTATTAGCAGCTCGTCGTGTCgattttaatatcaaggaatattttacattctctggtcataggaacaacatgaatttgtgcatgaggcagatgcgGTATGACTCGAGTTTCGCCCTTAGGTGGAAGagtgtgtcccctctctctggtcagtctcaccggaggaaaggaaggagagagcagcgaCCGTGAGAGGCGGTTGGGAAAAATCTTTTGaccggtcatccaactcggaaactctggcatctttccAAAGCTCTGACTTTTCGAGCTGAAGATCACTAACGTCGTGATTTGACCTTGTTGACCATCAGACgcaggtaccatcagtccagtaaaatctAAAAGCGAATTATTTAAATTCATGCTCGACAGTGCCTCACAAGTGCTAAACCAACTAATCTCTTTTGTTATCAAAGCtcgagttttgaaatataatatggtctgagattaacaatattggcaggccaatcatatagccaatatgctgtgataatgtattaggcctactgCCCAATCCTCATTCCTACAAAACTGTTTGTGTGCGATTAAtgtaaaaacaatatatatatatgagcagTAGACCTCAAGCTTGCTTTTTGACTgcaaaagtgatcttgactcagaaaagttTGGTGACCACTGTATTAAATGGTATGAGAGATTCAAAAATAGCTCAGCAATAAAGACAATGCAGCACTATCAACACTGTTTTCTACTGAGAAGGAAATACTGGAGTTTGATATATCTTAGCCTTACCAAAGAAAGTACCAAGGAAGAAGAACCCCAAAGGCACATTGATGATGGGTGAGGTGATGTTGATGAACCAGTTGGGGAGAAAGGGAGTGATCCTCAGAAATATGATGTAATTGATGAGATGATCTCTGTGCTTGTCAACCTGCAATTGAAAACAGATAGCAGAACCTGTCATTCACAGAAAGGCTTGGAGGCTACTAGCCCCCTACTAAGACTCCACTGTTCTGTGGGTGTTACTAAATTGTTAAAAGTTTGCTTGTACTCTCATATCAACAACTTCCTACATTGTTCACATACCAAATCAACCTGTTTTTCCTTCCAAAAAGGTCTTACCTGCTGGGACCATTTCTGGACTCTCTCTGTCAGGTATCTGTAGACCACTGGTCGTCCCACTAGATAAGACAGCATGTAGCAGAAGGAAGCCCCCAGGCCAGAGCACTGGGAAACAGTGACAGAGGTAGTACATTTTGTAAACCGAGTGGTTTACAGAGTCAAAGTACATTTTGGAAATGTCACCACTATTATTAGTCATAGTTCTCCTTGTGTCAATAGTATACTCACCAGGCAGACGAGGAAAAGAGCCAGGGGGAAGGGGTAGAGATAACCAGACAGGATACTGAGGAAGATGGATCCAGGGATCGCAAATGTCTGGAGGCTGAGTCAGTAGCGTCAAGGAATACAGCTCAAGGGTTGAACACACAGCAGTATGTGCACACACATTTGTGGATGCAGTCACAAAAttaacactaaacaaaaatataaaaacgcaagATGCAACAATTTATAATATTTTGTGGCTtgaggaatgttgtcccactcctcttcaatgactgtgtgaagttgctggatattggcaggaactggaacatgctgtcgtacacataaatccagagcatcccaaacatgctcaatgggtgacatatctggtgagtatgcaggccatggaagaactgacaCATTTTCaaattccaggaattgtgtacagatccttgcgacatggggccttccattatcatgctggaacatgaggtgatggcgacagatgaatggcacgacaatgggtctcaggatctcgtcacggtatctatctctgcattcaaattgccatcaataaaatgtaattgttttagttttccgtagtttatgcctgcccaagCATAACTTCACCgctaccatggggcactctgttcacaacgttgacatcaggaaACCGCTCggccacacaacgccatacatgcggtctgccatctgcccagtacagttgaaactgggagtCAACCGTGAAGAGCAcccttctccagcatgccagtgacCCTCGAATGTGAGCATTtgtccactgaagtcagttacaacaccgaactgcagtcaggtcaagaccctggtgagaacaacagatgagcttccctgagacataatttctgcacaaactgtcagaagctTCTGTTGTGCAAAGCCACTGTTTCATCAGctatccgggtggctggtctcagatgatcccgcaggtgaagaagccgggtgtggaggtcctgggcttgcgtggttacatgtggtctgcggttgggaggcaggttggacgtactgccaaattctctaaaatgacattggaggcagcttacgGCAGAGAAATTtatattaaattctctggcaacagctctggtggacattgctgcagtcagcatgccaattgcatgctccttcaacctgagacatctgtggcattgggttgtgtgacaaagctacacattttagagtgaacttttattgtccccagcacaaggtgcacctgtgtattgatcatgctgtttaatcagattattgatgtcaggtggatggattatcttggcaaaggagaaatcctcactaacagggatgtaaacaaatttgtgcacaaaatgagagaaataagatttttgtgcatatggaacatttcagggatcttttattcagctcatgaaacatgggaccaacactttaaatgttgcgtttctatttttgttcagtattgttAAAACATACTCCACTGTAGTAGCATACAGTACAAGTTTATTATAGATCTGGCTGCAGGACTAATTTGTGCAGAAGTATCCGCTATAAAAGAGTAGAAAAACATGGTCCTATGCATGTTATGGTACCACCTCATATGTAAACATCATCCATATTGAGAGCACATTTATTTTGATGAATATGAATTAACACTACACCGTATGAACTATGAATACAAATGCAGCATCATGTCTTCTTCCGCTAGTTTACTTAATCTCTTTCCCATCTACTCTCTAGGAACATGTTAATGCATAGTGTCTGTGCTCTGACCAGTATGTGCTAACAGCACAAGGACTGGACCAGCTGACCAGGCCCCAGACACTGTCTGGGACATGTTGTCTTGTAGTTTTACTGGTAATGTTGCTGACCTTTACCATGTTGTGGGCAAAGCATTTCTCACACAGGATATCAAACATTTATTTACCAGTAAAACTACAAGGCAACACATCCCAGACAGTGGCTGAGGCCTGGTCAGCTGGTCCAGTCCTTGTGCTGTTAGCACATACTGGCCAGAGCACAGACACTATGCATTAATATGTGCCAAGACAGTGGAGGGGAAAGAGAATAGGAAAACTAGCAGAGGAAGCAGGGTAGAAAACATCAGGCATGATACTGCATTTGTATTCATAGTTCATACTGTGCAGTGTTAATTCATATTCTTCATAAAATGTGCTCTGAAGATGGGTGATGTTTACATATGAGGTGGGACCATAACATGCATAggaccatgtttttctcctccTTTATAGCGGATAATTCTATCTGGCCGTAATGTCTGTCTGAAGTGCAATTGGCAAATCTGGAACAGAGTTTCTATTGCAAATAGCTGTTGGTGGAAAGGAAGTCCTTAGAACCTACTGTACTGATAAAGTTTAACTAAGTTTAACTGCATGTCCATGTCTGCATTCATCTGTTAATCTGTCTTCTCCGGTCAGAAAATGAAGGAAAATGTACTGCACTCTGTGGTTGTTGTGAACACACAAGAATCGCCCAAATTAATACTCAAGGATCAAAGCCCACTGTACCCCCACCTCCTACTTCTCCATTCATTATCCAGAGGCAAGCCCATGCCTTTACTATGACCTTGGCTTGGCTGGCTGCTTTGTtcaaaggaaataatgaatgagAGGTACACCGAGCAGGCGAGAGAAAGGTAGGGGAGATTAGGGATGATGCAATCAACAGGCCCATCACAGGGTAACAAAAGCCTGTCTTGGCCCGCTTCACAGTCTGTCGCTCTCCTCTGCTGACCCACTGGATTACATAGGGGGCCTCACAGACATGATGCATGTTGAAACAGCTAATAAGTATGTAACTCAATCCTCCAAACGTTAACAACTTTGCAATACATTTACTACCCAAAAGGATACAAGATATAGGTGGTAAAGTAGGCTACTAACACTTGGGTGTAGTAGGTGTCCTTATATTTGGAAAGTACAGTGCCCAAGGCTTTGGCATCATCCATATCTTTGGGGATTTTAATAGTAGCCATCTCATCACTGAAATGAAAAAAACGTGTATATCAATTCACCATCATACAATgttgtgaaataaataaaaatgtgtgaaTCTGTGTGCAAGGGCTTTGACACTTACGGAAACAGAAATTAAAACGTGACTGTCTCTATTGGAGTGTGACATACTAGGCTGTAGACATTTTAAATCAAATGGTTCTCATCATTAGCTGTGATAATCATTGATAACAGGCTCCTATATATCTGTAATAGTCATATTTCCAAACAGCCTTTACATGGTGATATTTTCTTTGTTCTCTATTCGGACGTCCCAGGTGTCTTCTAAACTAGTTGTATCCATTTCCGCTCCATAAAATAATCCATCAATGGTTATAACAGCTAATGATGAGAACCATTTTTATGAAATTATTTAACTTGGCTGGTGAATGCCATTTGGTaggctgtttcacaaaagttacAAATGTTATACAAAAGTAACTCTAAACATGAGTCTGCTTGCTGGAAAGATAAATGCAAAGAACAATTACTCGTTGAGCTCTGGGAAATTCCTGTACACTAGGTACATGACAGAAGCAGCACAGGtgaagacagacagcaggatgAGGAGAGACATGCGAGCTGAGCCCCCTCCAGTGTATTGAGTCTCTGTGGAGAGGGGAGTAGCTAAGTTATATAGCACACACAGTCAGCAAATTAAAAATATCTTGATAAGCCTCTAATCTAATGTAACAACAGCAGTAAGCCTCATGTAATGTCTTGCTTCACTTTGCATCACTTGTTGTTCTAGTTCCTGGTTGATTTCCCCAGAGTACATGAAGCATGCTATGTAGTCAAACCATTCAAGATATATAATCCTTGAAACTGACTACATATGTTCCTCATCAAAGTTAGAATACATCTGCCTATGTTATCACATGACTCCAAGTTTatgtttatttaaataaaaaggttaaatacatttaaaaagtatAAATAAAGTGTGTATTGTGTAACATCCTGTTATGATCATTGTGTTGCTCCATCTATATAAGAATAACATTACATGGTTAGCCTACTAATATTTTCCTGACTTCATCCAAGTAGTTCTGTCATTGACACTGATTAACACTAGTAACTTAATGTCAAACTGGGTATGGCCCCTGACAGTGGCTGGATAGATAGCAAGCTACTAAGTTACTAACCTGATCATGTGAATTTCAACCAAATATACTGGTAACTAACCCATTTTGTCTGTGCTTCAACTCCGTCATACCACCACCAGCCTTGAAAGCAAGTAACTTCTGAATCTTGATAATCAGCTGTTaataacgttagttagctaacgcTGACTGACAACAGCATATCCGCATTTCACAATCATCTGGCTAGTTATCAAGCCGGCTAGCAACATTATTTAACGAGACGTTTACCACATCATATAAACAGTAATGTATCTTAACGTTAGCTAATCAATTAGAAGAAGACAAGTAAATTAGCTAGCTATGCTAGCCAGTTAGCCGGGATAGCAACGTCGTTATCTATACATACCTTTGAGGGTTTGTGCCTCGTTAAATGTTGTCTTCGGTTCCTCGTGTAACGTTACTGACGAAACACTATCGGCCTCTCGTCTTTCTCTTCGTTTCTTGGCCATGTCCGCTTATTAAATTAAGATATCGATCTAGCTACACCGACCTCGGGTGTAATACAGCGGGCTTCTGTCAAAGTTGAAAGTAAGAGACGAGAGACCACTTTGCCAACCGGCGACCAGCAAATTGACACATTCCCACAACCTTTCACCTTTTCTGAGTTTGTTTCTCTACCTTTTCCCCACagtgccaccatggggcaccatGCATTTCCAAAACAATGTTACAGCAGCACAGAGTTtagtgtttatatagt is a window of Oncorhynchus kisutch isolate 150728-3 linkage group LG3, Okis_V2, whole genome shotgun sequence DNA encoding:
- the LOC109888455 gene encoding transmembrane protein 41B-like: MAKKRRERREADSVSSVTLHEEPKTTFNEAQTLKETQYTGGGSARMSLLILLSVFTCAASVMYLVYRNFPELNDDEMATIKIPKDMDDAKALGTVLSKYKDTYYTQVLVAYFTTYIFLQTFAIPGSIFLSILSGYLYPFPLALFLVCLCSGLGASFCYMLSYLVGRPVVYRYLTERVQKWSQQVDKHRDHLINYIIFLRITPFLPNWFINITSPIINVPLGFFFLGTFFGVAPPSFVAINAGTTLYKLTTAGEAVSWNSLIVLGVLAILSILPVCFQKKLQQKME